A region from the Lolium perenne isolate Kyuss_39 chromosome 4, Kyuss_2.0, whole genome shotgun sequence genome encodes:
- the LOC127297384 gene encoding COP9 signalosome complex subunit 1, which translates to MDVEPEVPAAATNGLEASAAPAPAPLSAEQLDVEAYAAQYLGRTRLPRLLFIAQRCGVESIELEALRIAHDEARAREDAPLYRDAAQRIGGRLGPRYRYDQGWVDDVNRRAEQRREKLETELNGHKAHLIKESIRMGYNDIGDFYYGHGHLSEAFKSYIRTRDYCTTSKHVVQMCMHVILVSIQLGQFAHVTNYVSKAEQTPDELEPIVIAKLRAAAGIAYLETKKYKLAARKFLETGPELGSNYSEVIAPQDVAVYGALCALASFDRSDLKSKVVDNINFRNFLELVPEVRELVNDFYSSRYGSCLEHLEKLKPNLLLDIHLHEHLETLYKDIRHKAIIQYTLPFISVDLNTMADAFKTSVSMLEKELAALITENKINARIDSHNKILYARHADQRNATFQRALQTGSEFERDVKAMLLRANLMKHDFNQRSVSGQRKM; encoded by the exons ATGGACGTCGAGCCCGAGGTCCCGGCCGCCGCGACGAACGGCCTGGAGGCCTCcgccgcgccggcgccggcgccgctcTCCGCCGAGCAGCTGGACGTGGAGGCGTACGCCGCGCAGTACCTGGGCCGCACCCGCCTGCCGCGCCTCCTCTTCATCGCGCAGAGGTGCGGGGTGGAGTCGATCGAGCTCGAGGCGCTGCGGATCGCGCACGACGAGGCCAGGGCCCGCGAGGACGCGCCGCTCTACCGCGACGCCGCGCAAAGGATCGGCGGCCGCCTCGGCCCGCGCTACCGCTACGACCAGGGCTGGGTCGACGACGTCAACCGCCGCGCCGAGCAGCGCAGGGAGAAGCTCGAGACCGAACTCAACGGCCACAAG GCCCACCTGATCAAAGAGAGCATCAGAATGGGTTATAATGATATCGGTGACTTCTACTATGGTCATGGGCACCTTTCCGAGGCCTTCAAAAGCTATATCCGCACGCGTGACTATTGTACCACTTCCAAGCATGTAGTTCAGATGTGTATGCATGTGATTCTGGTTAGCATTCAGTTGGGACAGTTTGCACATGTTACCAACTATGTCAGCAAAGCAGAGCAAACCCCAGACGAGTTGGAACCTATTGTTATTGCAAAGTTGCGTGCAGCTGCAGGAATAGCCTACTTGGAAACAAAGAAATACAAACTTGCTGCCCGTAAG TTTCTTGAGACAGGACCTGAACTAGGAAGCAACTATTCTGAAGTCATAGCTCCGCAAGATGTGGCTGTATATGGTGCTCTTTGTGCACTTGCTTCTTTCGATCGTTCAGATCTTAAG AGCAAAGTTGTTGACAACATTAACTTCCGTAACTTTCTGGAGCTAGTGCCTGAAGTAAGGGAGTTGGTCAATGATTTTTATTCAAG TCGCTATGGATCTTGCTTGGAGCATCTTGAGAAGCTAAAGCCAAATCTTCTTCTGGACATTCATCTGCATGAGCACCTGGAGACTCTGTACAAGGATATTCGCCACAAGGCTATCATACAGTACACACTTCCATTTATATCTGTGGATCTTAACACAATGGCTGATGCCTTCAAGACCTCTGTGTCCATGCTGGAGAAAGAGCTGGCTGCACTGATCACTGAGAACAAAATAAAT GCTCGGATAGACTCCCACAACAAGATTCTGTATGCACGGCATGCTGACCAAAGGAATGCAACTTTCCAGCGGGCTCTCCAAACTGGCAGCGAGTTTGAGAGAGATGTTAAGGCTATGCTTCTGAGAGCTAACCTCATGAAACATGATTTCAACCAAAGGAGCGTTTCTGGACAAAGGAAGATGTGA
- the LOC127297385 gene encoding protein DETOXIFICATION 21 — protein MEEENSVPLLLKSGSEVEEGLGRRLLEENKKLWVVAGPSICTRFSSFGLTVISQAFIGHIGPTELAAFALVSTVLMRFSNGILLGMASALETLCGQSYGAKQYHTMGIHLQRSWIILNGCAVLTLPLYLFTGPLLTFIGQDPSICAVAGTISLWFIPVMFSYVLSFTLQMYLQAQGKNAIITYLAVANLALHLSLSWLLTAKYHLGLEGVMTSMIIAMWFPALVQLAFVLFGGCPVTWTGFSSAAFADLAPMIKLSVSSGIMLCLEMWYNTILVLLTGYMKNAEIALDALSICLNINGWEMMISIGFFSATAVRVGNELGAGSARRTKFAILNVVATSFTIGVVLFVFFLFFRGKLSYIFTESEEVAAAVADLSPLLAFSILLNSVQPVLSGVAVGAGWQRIVAYVNITTYYFIGIPIGAILGYVLGYHVKGIWVGMLLGTLVQTIVLLFITSRTDWDKQVEAARERLNRWNKDGSKP, from the exons ATGGAAGAGGAGAACAGTGTCCCGCTACTGCTCAAGAGCGGCAGTGAGGTGGAAGAAGGGTTGGGGCGGCGTCTGCTGGAGGAGAACAAGAAGCTATGGGTGGTGGCGGGGCCGTCCATCTGCACGCGCTTCTCCTCCTTCGGCCTCACCGTCATCAGCCAGGCCTTCATCGGCCACATCGGCCCCACCGAGCTCGCCGCCTTCGCGCTCGTCTCCACCGTCCTCATGCGCTTCAGCAACGGAATCCTG CTGGGCATGGCGAGCGCGCTGGAAACACTGTGCGGGCAGTCGTATGGGGCAAAACAGTACCACACGATGGGCATCCACCTGCAACGTTCCTGGATCATCCTCAATGGCTGCGCCGTGCTAACTCTTCCCCTCTACTTGTTCACCGGGCCGCTCCTCACCTTCATCGGCCAGGATCCTTCCATCTGCGCCGTCGCCGGGACCATCTCTCTCTGGTTCATCCCCGTTATGTTCTCCTACGTCTTGAGCTTCACGCTCCAGATGTACCTGCAGGCGCAGGGCAAGAACGCCATCATCACCTACCTCGCCGTCGCCAACCTCGCCTTGCATCTCTCCTTGTCATGGCTCTTGACCGCCAAGTACCACCTAGGACTTGAAGGGGTCATGACCTCCATGATCATCGCCATGTGGTTTCCCGCGCTTGTGCAACTCGCATTCGTCCTCTTCGGTGGCTGCCCAGTGACATGGACAGGATTCTCGTCGGCCGCCTTTGCCGACCTTGCACCCATGATCAAGCTCTCTGTATCCTCTGGTATCATGCTCTG CCTGGAAATGTGGTACAACACTATATTGGTGCTCCTAACCGGGTACATGAAGAATGCAGAGATTGCACTTGACGCTCTTTCAATCTG CCTTAACATCAACGGTTGGGAGATGATGATTTCTATCGGATTTTTCTCCGCAACAGC AGTGCGTGTGGGAAATGAGCTCGGAGCGGGGAGTGCAAGAAGGACCAAGTTCGCTATCTTGAATGTCGTCGCCACTTCTTTCACAATAGGCGTTGTGttgttcgtgttcttcctctttttccgTGGAAAACTTTCCTACATATTTACTGAGAGTGAAGAGGTAGCTGCCGCAGTTGCTGACCTATCGCCTCTGCTGGCCTTCTCCATCTTGCTCAACAGTGTTCAACCAGTATTATCAG GTGTTGCTGTTGGTGCGGGTTGGCAAAGGATAGTTGCGTATGTTAACATCACAACATATTACTTCATTGGCATTCCTATTGGAGCAATCCTGGGTTATGTCCTTGGATATCATGTGAAG GGTATTTGGGTTGGCATGCTGCTCGGAACACTAGTCCAAACTATTGTGCTTTTGTTCATAACAAGTAGAACGGATTGGGATAAACAG GTGGAGGCTGCTCGGGAGAGATTGAATAGATGGAACAAGGATGGTTCCAAGCCCTAA
- the LOC127297383 gene encoding F-box protein PP2-A13 produces the protein MGAGASDLAVEEASSGLGDMPELCAAEVLLRLGAPDICRLAGLNHAFRSAGAADFVWEAKLPENYRYLMGFVDGGEEKGGDQWQKSVVGKKEVYARLAKAVRFDDGKREFWLEKSTGMICMALSSKALVITGIDDRRYWAHMPTTESRFHSVAYLQQIWWFEVVGEIDFRFPAGTYSLYFRLRLGKLASKNSGRRVSSGADKKDSIHGWDRKPVRFQLSTSDGQNAVSQRYLDDEPGSWALYHAGDFVASEHGRPVRLKFSMAQIDCTHTKGGLCVDSVLVYPKGFRTEKVVVGA, from the exons ATGGGGGCGGGTGCTTCGGACCTCGCGGTGGAGGAGGCAAGCTCCGGGCTGGGCGACATGCCGGAGCTGTGCGCCGCGGAGGTGCTGCTCCGGCTGGGCGCGCCGGACATATGCCGGCTCGCGGGGCTCAACCACGCGTTCCGCAGCGCCGGAGCGGCGGACTTCGTGTGGGAGGCGAAGCTGCCTGAGAACTACAGGTACCTCATGGGGTTCGTCGATGGTGGAGAGGAGAAGGGAGGGGATCAATGGCAGAAGAGCGTGGTGGGGAAGAAGGAGGTCTACGCCAGGCTCGCCAAGGCTGTGCGGTTTGATGATGGCAAAAGG GAATTCTGGTTGGAGAAAAGCACAGGCATGATTTGCATGGCATTATCCTCAAAAGCGCTGGTGATAACGGGGATCGATGACAGGAGATATTGGGCTCACATGCCAACCACAGAATCTAG GTTCCATTCCGTCGCGTACCTCCAGCAAATCTGGTGGTTCGAGGTGGTCGGGGAGATCGACTTCCGCTTCCCGGCGGGGACCTACAGCCTCTACTTCAGGCTCCGTCTCGGGAAGCTGGCCTCCAAGAACTCCGGCCGCCGTGTCAGCAGCGGCGCCGACAAAAAGGACAGCATCCACGGCTGGGACAGGAAGCCCGTGCGGTTCCAGCTCTCGACGTCGGACGGCCAGAACGCCGTGTCGCAGCGCTACCTGGACGACGAGCCGGGGAGCTGGGCACTGTACCACGCCGGCGACTTCGTGGCATCCGAGCACGGCCGGCCCGTGAGGCTCAAGTTCTCCATGGCGCAGATCGACTGCACCCACACCAAAGGCGGCCTCTGCGTCGACTCGGTGCTCGTGTACCCCAAGGGGTTTCGGACAGAGAAAGTTGTGGTTGGTGCTTAG
- the LOC127297382 gene encoding cell number regulator 6: protein MAEESHPPARYVKLTRDQEAPADDILPGELNQPVHVPQLEGRRCPECGQVLPESYQPPADEPWTTGICGCTDEPESCRTGMFCPCVLFGRNVEALREDIPWTAPCVCHAVFVEGGITLAILTAIFHGVDPGSSFLIGEGLMFSWWLCGAYTGIFRQELQKKYHLKNSPCDPCMVHCCLHWCANCQEHRERRGHLVDHGDASVTIVDPPPVEEMGMPRESSCCF, encoded by the exons ATGGCGGAGGAGAGCCACCCGCCGGCGCGCTACGTGAAGCTCACCCGCGACCAGGAAGCACCCGCCGATGACATCCTCCCCGGCGAGCTCAACCAGCCCGTCCACGTTCCACAG CTCGAGGGCAGGAGGTGCCCCGAGTGCGGCCAGGTTCTGCCGGAGAGCTACCAGCCACCGGCCGATGAGCCCTGGACCACCGGAATCTGCGGATGTACCGATGAGCCCGAGAGTT GCCGAACTGGAATGTTCTGTCCTTGCGTGTTGTTCGGGCGCAATGTTGAAGCCCTTAGAGAGGATATTCCCTGGACAGCACCTTGTGTTTGCCATGCTGTTTTTGTGGAAGGAGGGATCACGCTTGCGATTCTAACGGCAATATTTCATGGTGTTGATCCAGGATCATCATTTCTTATTGGTGAAGGTTTAATGTTTAGTTGGTGGTTGTGTGGTGCGTATACTGGAATTTTTCGTCAAGAACTCCAGAAAAAATACCATCTCAAG AACTCCCCATGCGACCCTTGTATGGTCCATTGCTGCCTGCACTGGTGCGCAAACTGCCAGGAGCATCGCGAGAGGAGGGGCCACCTCGTGGACCATGGAGATGCGTCAGTGACTATCGTTGATCCGCCTCCCGTGGAAGAGATGGGCATGCCAAGAGAATCATCGTGCTGCTTCTGA